In Rana temporaria chromosome 3, aRanTem1.1, whole genome shotgun sequence, a single window of DNA contains:
- the LOC120930402 gene encoding tigger transposable element-derived protein 1-like — MADSTKKSRKSITLDMKAKMIKLYDEGVTQAEIGRRLGYTQTTVNTVIKNREKLLAEIKSATPVNTTTIRKRDSIVADMERLLILWIENQTTRHVPVNQAIIQTEALSLFNDLKAKKGETAKDAEFSASRGWFDRFKKRSNLHNIKIQGEAAAADHKAAESYPSELAKIIQDGGYSMDQIFNVDETGLFWKKMPARTFIAIQERSMPGYKPAKDRITLLLGGNASGTLKLKPLLIYRWENPRALKNYVKTRLPVHWRANKNAWVTAALFEDWFDTCFVKEVKAYCKDNNIPFHILLLVDNAPGHPRTLDELNPNIRVQFLPSNTTSLLQPMDQCVIAAFKLNYLKRTFSKCIAAIDKEEGEGKEVLSKFWKSYNILDCIKTVRDAWNDIKETTMKRAWKKLCPQLVDDSEGCEDHVATVTENIVDMARQLELEVEPEDVAELLASHTESLSNEDLLELEEEREEDVQDGVEIIDHQPEGLTTKILFEAFRHLDRAMALFEKHDRDFERSSKVNASISGAYACYKEIYREKKRATLQTSIETYFSKSPSARRSSSTDSLFPALTSPPCPAPIATCSTPNSPARKRLIFEDLTCETEDTCIPDSPFPALTSPSSPAPTLISSCSTPISPARKRLAFEDLTSETKDTCMPSPFLPQLIISAALALQQQ; from the coding sequence ATGGCAGATAGTACCAAAAAAAGCCGTAAATCAATTACCTTGGATATGAAGGCTAAAATGATTAAGTTGTATGATGAAGGTGTAACTCAAGCTGAAATAGGCCGAAGGCTAGGCTACACTCAGACTACAGTTAACACCGTcataaaaaacagagaaaaacttCTTGCAGAAATTAAGAGTGCTACACCTGTTAACACAACAACAATTCGAAAAAGAGATAGCATTGTTGCAGACATGGAGAGACTCTTAATACTTTGGATAGAAAATCAGACTACACGTCATGTTCCTGTCAACCAGGCAATTATACAAACTGAAGCCTTAAGTCTATTCAATGACCTGAAGGCTAAGAAAGGTGAGACAGCAAAGGATGCAGAATTTTCTGCAAGCCGTGGATGGTTTGATAGGTTCAAGAAAAGGTCTAACCTACATAACATTAAAATACAAGGAGAGGCAGCTGCTGCAGATCATAAGGCTGCAGAAAGCTATCCAAGCGAGCTTGCCAAAATTATTCAAGATGGAGGCTACTCCATGGATCAGATTTTTAATGTGGATGAGACTGGTCTATTCTGGAAGAAGATGCCTGCAAGAACCTTTATCGCAATACAGGAAAGATCAATGCCAGGCTACAAGCCAGCTAAAGATAGAATAACCCTTCTGTTAGGTGGCAATGCTTCTGGTACCTTAAAGCTAAAGCCTTTGCTAATTTACAGATGGGAAAATCCAAGAGCTTTGAAGAACTACGTTAAAACTAGGCTTCCAGTGCATTGGAGAGCTAACAAAAATGCATGGGTTACTGCAGCCCTTTTTGAAGATTGGTTTGACACCTGCTTTGTTAAAGAGGTGAAAGCCTATTGCAAGGACAACAATATCCCTTTCCACATTTTGCTGCTTGTTGATAATGCCCCTGGACACCCTCGAACACTAGATGAGCTGAACCCTAACATTCGAGTGCAGTTCCTACCATCCAATACGACCTCACTACTGCAGCCAATGGATCAATGCGTCATTGCCGCCTTCAAGTTAAACTACTTAAAAAGAACATTCAGTAAGTGTATTGCAGCAATagacaaagaagaaggagaaggtaaAGAAGTCCTATCCAAATTCTGGAAAAGCTACAACATCTTGGATTGCATTAAAACTGTAAGAGATGCTTGGAATGACATAAAGGAAACCACAATGAAAAGGGCCTGGAAAAAATTATGCCCACAGTTAGTTGATGATTCAGAAGGCTGTGAAGATCATGTAGCTACTGTTACTGAAAATATTGTAGATATGGCAAGGCAGTTAGAGCTGGAAGTGGAGCCAGAAGATGTTGCTGAACTGCTTGCATCCCACACGGAGTCCCTCAGCAATGAAGATCTTCTAGAACttgaagaggagagagaagaagatgtGCAGGATGGGGTTGAGATCATTGATCATCAGCCTGAAGGTTTAACAACAAAAATTCTCTTTGAAGCTTTCCGTCATCTTGATAGAGCCATGGCTCTATTTGAAAAGCATGATAGGGATTTTGAAAGAAGTTCCAAAGTCAATGCTAGCATCTCAGGGGCTTATGCCTGTTACAAAGAAATCTACAGGGAGAAAAAGAGAGCTACACTTCAAACCTCCATAGAAACATACTTTTCTAAAAGTCCATCAGCACGCAGATCATCATCAACTGACAGTCTGTTTCCAGCTCTGACATCACCACCGTGTCCTGCTCCTATTGCTACTTGTAGTACACCCAATTCTCCAGCAAGAAAGCGCCTCATTTTTGAAGACTTGACTTGTGAAACAGAAGATACCTGCATACCTGACAGTCCATTTCCAGCTCTGACATCACCATCAAGTCCTGCTCCTACTCTGATTTCTTCTTGTAGTACACCCATTTCGCCAGCAAGAAAGCGTCTCGCCTTTGAAGATTTGACTAGTGAAACAAAAGATACCTGTATGCCTTCACCCTTCCTACCACAATTAATTATCTCAGCTGCTCTGGCCTTGCAACAACAATGA